The Nitrospiraceae bacterium genome window below encodes:
- the ftsH gene encoding ATP-dependent zinc metalloprotease FtsH: protein MNSRVKNLLFWVVVGLFMILLFNLFSVPTHAPEDEVIFSDFMAKLDKGEVMKVTIKANHVSAILKDQSRIRTYTAEYPELVKVLREKDVQIEARPPDESPWYITFLVTWGPFILFLGLWFFLMRQMQIGGNKALSFGKSRARMLTEERKKVTFSDVAGIEEAKEEVLEIIEFLKDPRKFQKLGGRIPKGVLIVGPPGTGKTLLAKAIAGEAGVPFFSISGSDFVEMFVGVGASRVRDLFEQGKKHAPCIIFIDEIDAVGRLRGAGLGGGHDEREQTLNQLLVEMDGFDTTEGVILIAATNRPDVLDPALLRPGRFDRQVVVNRPDLRGRSEILKVHTKKVPLASDVELEKIARGTPGFSGADLENLVNEAALWAARQNKKEVELIDFEMAKDKVLMGAERKSMILSDEEKRITAYHEAGHALMAKLLPGTDPVHKVTIIPRGRALGVTMQLPTDDRHNYSKDFLYNNLAILMGGRVAEELVLHRVTTGAGNDLERATDLARKMVCEWGMSEKLGPLTFGRKEEEIFLGREIATKRDFSEQVALEIDHEIKRLVTENYERAKRVLTENMVSLKALAEALLEKEVLDAPEIDQILLQGSSSQTVPA, encoded by the coding sequence ATGAATTCACGCGTAAAGAATCTGCTGTTCTGGGTCGTCGTCGGCCTGTTCATGATTCTCTTGTTCAATCTGTTCAGTGTTCCGACGCACGCGCCAGAGGATGAGGTTATATTCAGCGACTTCATGGCCAAGCTCGACAAGGGCGAGGTGATGAAGGTCACGATCAAGGCCAACCACGTCAGCGCGATCTTGAAGGATCAAAGCCGGATTCGGACCTATACGGCCGAATATCCCGAGCTGGTAAAGGTTCTTCGTGAAAAAGACGTGCAGATCGAGGCAAGGCCGCCGGATGAAAGCCCTTGGTATATCACCTTCCTGGTGACGTGGGGGCCGTTCATCCTGTTCTTAGGCCTGTGGTTCTTCCTTATGCGCCAGATGCAAATCGGCGGCAACAAGGCTCTGTCGTTCGGCAAGAGTCGGGCGCGTATGCTGACTGAGGAACGGAAGAAGGTGACCTTTTCCGACGTCGCCGGCATCGAGGAAGCGAAGGAAGAAGTCCTGGAGATCATCGAATTTCTCAAGGATCCGCGGAAGTTCCAGAAGTTGGGCGGCCGGATTCCGAAGGGCGTCTTGATCGTCGGTCCTCCGGGAACCGGGAAGACCCTCTTGGCGAAAGCCATCGCCGGCGAAGCCGGTGTCCCGTTTTTCAGCATCAGCGGGTCAGACTTCGTGGAGATGTTCGTCGGTGTCGGCGCCTCGCGCGTCCGAGACCTGTTCGAGCAGGGCAAGAAGCACGCGCCCTGTATCATTTTCATCGATGAAATCGATGCAGTCGGTCGCCTGCGTGGAGCAGGACTCGGCGGTGGTCACGATGAGCGGGAACAGACCCTCAATCAGTTGCTCGTTGAAATGGACGGCTTCGATACGACCGAAGGTGTCATTCTGATCGCGGCCACGAATCGGCCCGACGTGTTGGATCCTGCCTTGCTGCGCCCCGGCCGTTTTGACCGCCAGGTCGTGGTGAACAGACCGGACCTGCGTGGCCGTTCGGAAATTCTCAAGGTACATACCAAGAAAGTACCCTTGGCTTCGGATGTGGAACTGGAAAAGATTGCCCGGGGAACCCCTGGCTTCTCAGGGGCTGATTTGGAAAACCTGGTCAACGAGGCGGCGCTGTGGGCAGCCAGGCAGAATAAGAAAGAAGTTGAGCTGATCGACTTCGAAATGGCCAAGGATAAGGTCCTGATGGGCGCGGAGCGCAAGAGCATGATCTTGAGCGACGAGGAAAAGCGCATCACGGCCTACCATGAGGCCGGTCATGCCCTCATGGCAAAACTTCTTCCTGGCACGGACCCTGTCCACAAGGTCACGATTATTCCCAGAGGCCGGGCACTGGGTGTCACCATGCAGTTGCCCACGGACGACCGGCATAACTACTCCAAGGACTTCCTCTACAACAACCTGGCTATCCTTATGGGCGGGCGTGTGGCGGAAGAGCTGGTGTTACACCGAGTGACGACCGGGGCGGGGAACGACCTTGAGCGGGCAACCGACCTGGCCAGGAAAATGGTCTGTGAATGGGGGATGAGCGAGAAACTTGGACCACTGACGTTCGGTCGTAAGGAAGAGGAAATCTTCTTGGGCCGAGAGATCGCGACGAAACGCGATTTCAGCGAGCAGGTCGCGTTGGAAATCGACCATGAGATCAAGCGCCTGGTGACCGAGAATTACGAGCGGGCCAAGCGCGTCCTGACCGAAAACATGGTAAGCCTCAAGGCGCTGGCGGAGGCCTTGCTGGAGAAGGAAGTCCTCGACGCGCCCGAGATCGATCAGATCCTGTTGCAAGGGTCCTCCTCCCAGACCGTTCCTGCCTAA
- the hpt gene encoding hypoxanthine phosphoribosyltransferase, translating into MDRIFGRPLVTQEQMRTRIRELGRQIAADYAGKDLVLLGVLKGAYAFYADLARAIRIPLRVDFIVVTSYGTRSKSSGKVKLVSDLTEPVAGKDVLLVEDIVDSGLTVNYLLKTLAKKKPRSIKVCTLLSKPERRTIDVELQYVGFKIPNKFVVGYGLDYQQKYRNLPYLAALDQEEEPEQESA; encoded by the coding sequence ATGGATCGCATTTTCGGCCGGCCGCTGGTGACACAGGAACAGATGCGTACCCGTATCAGGGAGTTGGGCAGGCAGATTGCCGCCGATTATGCGGGAAAAGATCTGGTGTTACTCGGCGTCCTGAAGGGGGCCTATGCTTTCTATGCCGATCTGGCCCGTGCAATCCGCATCCCTTTGAGGGTGGACTTCATTGTCGTCACCAGCTACGGCACCAGGTCGAAAAGCTCGGGGAAGGTCAAACTGGTGTCGGACTTGACCGAACCGGTGGCGGGGAAAGACGTATTACTGGTTGAAGATATTGTCGATAGCGGATTGACGGTCAATTATCTTTTGAAGACCCTCGCTAAGAAGAAGCCGCGCTCGATCAAGGTGTGCACGTTGCTGAGCAAGCCGGAGCGCCGCACGATCGACGTCGAGTTGCAGTACGTCGGATTCAAGATTCCCAACAAGTTCGTGGTTGGCTATGGGCTCGACTATCAGCAGAAGTATCGCAATCTTCCTTACCTGGCCGCTCTCGATCAAGAGGAGGAACCCGAGCAGGAGTCGGCATGA
- the tilS gene encoding tRNA lysidine(34) synthetase TilS yields the protein MPSLAAPQSHLLDRRVASALRAHRLITRGEKILVAVSGGPDSVALLRSLHALSSRWRLSLTVIHCDYGLRGAESDGDAGFVRELCERLALPFILRRMESRRAPGMSSSLQARAREARYRLFCDLAQDLKFDRVALGHTADDQAETLLLRLLRGSGLRGMTGMSPVRDGFFVRPLLQLTRREILDYLDERGQAFRTDSSNAKDLYLRNRVRREVVPVLNTLAPGAVRRLARQADLVRDDEAALHALTLDRWETVRQRESADAIELNRQVFVKESRALQRRLVRMAVERLLPGLPPPPFHAVQTIVGYAGSPRSGAGWRWRNFGVTCEPRMIRIELMSSILLGRRERETSSRSSVHPEAINIETLPWSGVWSHTGQGISITCVSAEEVFGLHERVSPNEVFIDGDLVGVPLSIRSWKPGDWFCPDGMKGRRKKLQDYFTDAKLSRSLRRRIPLVVSAAGLVWVAGYRVDERFRARAESKQVFRMTIHIDSRGEGAR from the coding sequence ATGCCGTCTCTTGCCGCGCCTCAGTCACATCTCCTAGACCGGCGCGTAGCGTCGGCCCTACGGGCACACCGCCTCATCACTCGCGGAGAGAAGATCCTGGTCGCCGTGTCCGGCGGCCCCGATTCCGTCGCGTTGCTGCGCTCTCTCCATGCACTCTCCTCTCGTTGGCGCTTGTCCTTGACTGTCATCCATTGTGACTACGGGCTCCGCGGCGCTGAATCCGACGGCGATGCCGGTTTCGTACGGGAACTCTGCGAGCGACTTGCCCTTCCATTCATTCTGCGGCGGATGGAGTCGCGTCGGGCGCCCGGGATGTCCAGTTCACTTCAGGCCCGCGCGCGCGAGGCGAGGTATCGCTTGTTTTGCGACCTGGCACAGGATCTGAAGTTTGATCGGGTTGCGTTGGGCCACACGGCCGACGACCAGGCCGAGACCCTCCTGCTTCGGTTGCTGCGCGGCTCCGGTCTCAGGGGGATGACCGGGATGTCGCCGGTGCGAGACGGGTTCTTCGTTCGTCCCTTGTTGCAATTGACCAGGCGGGAGATTCTCGATTACCTGGATGAACGGGGACAGGCGTTTCGGACCGACTCCAGCAACGCGAAGGATCTGTATCTCCGCAACCGTGTTCGCCGCGAAGTCGTGCCGGTGCTGAATACATTGGCTCCCGGGGCTGTCCGGAGGCTGGCGCGGCAGGCAGATCTAGTTCGCGACGACGAGGCCGCCCTCCACGCGCTCACCCTGGACCGTTGGGAAACGGTTCGGCAGCGTGAGTCTGCGGATGCCATCGAATTGAATCGTCAGGTCTTCGTGAAAGAATCACGGGCATTGCAGCGCCGGTTGGTCAGGATGGCAGTCGAGCGACTCCTTCCAGGCTTGCCGCCGCCCCCCTTCCATGCCGTGCAAACCATCGTCGGCTATGCCGGGTCCCCACGGTCCGGTGCAGGATGGCGGTGGAGGAATTTCGGCGTCACCTGTGAGCCGCGCATGATCCGAATTGAACTGATGTCGTCGATTCTCCTCGGTCGACGGGAGCGCGAAACGTCAAGTCGATCATCGGTTCATCCGGAGGCGATCAACATCGAAACCCTACCTTGGAGCGGGGTATGGTCCCACACAGGTCAAGGGATCTCAATCACATGTGTCTCCGCAGAGGAAGTGTTCGGGCTTCATGAGCGTGTGTCCCCGAACGAAGTCTTCATCGATGGCGACCTCGTCGGCGTACCGCTCTCGATTCGTTCCTGGAAGCCTGGCGATTGGTTTTGTCCCGATGGGATGAAAGGGCGCCGAAAGAAATTGCAAGATTACTTCACAGATGCGAAACTGAGCCGATCTTTGCGAAGGCGCATTCCGTTGGTCGTCTCCGCCGCGGGGCTTGTGTGGGTGGCGGGCTATCGAGTGGACGAACGGTTCCGTGCTCGAGCCGAGAGCAAGCAGGTTTTCCGTATGACCATTCATATCGATTCTCGAGGGGAAGGAGCCCGTTAG
- a CDS encoding bifunctional riboflavin kinase/FAD synthetase: MKISRGPSYSQLRPYPVVTIGNFDGHHRGHRALLQQVVDTAQRHEGTAVVLTFDPHPVKILAPHVNLQFLTTPEEKLQRFEAAGVDEVVFLEFSPQFASLSPDDFARRVLHDALHTKELFVGEHFAFGKGRAGRIADLMAFGGRYGFEVHPVAPLRMDEEVVSSTKIRQAISAGDLRKAHRFLGRPYSIDGVVLHGAKRGTDLGWPTANLRLPAERVTPPDGVYSAQVIWRGKSFDAVSYIGTRPTFGAGERLLEVTLLDQRLELYGELLSVRLIGRVRGDMTFLTADALSRQIACDVEEARTQLRDATEQAESLAPHP, translated from the coding sequence ATGAAGATTTCCCGCGGTCCCTCGTATTCTCAACTCCGCCCCTATCCGGTGGTGACGATCGGCAATTTCGACGGCCATCACCGCGGCCATCGCGCGTTGCTCCAACAGGTGGTCGATACTGCGCAGCGGCATGAGGGGACGGCTGTCGTGCTGACCTTCGATCCGCACCCGGTCAAGATTCTGGCTCCCCATGTAAATCTCCAGTTTCTTACGACCCCCGAAGAAAAGTTGCAGCGTTTCGAGGCCGCGGGCGTGGACGAGGTCGTCTTCTTAGAATTCAGTCCGCAGTTCGCGTCCTTGAGTCCGGACGACTTTGCCCGCCGCGTGTTGCATGACGCCTTGCACACTAAAGAGCTCTTTGTCGGCGAACATTTTGCCTTTGGCAAAGGACGGGCCGGTCGGATTGCCGACCTCATGGCGTTCGGCGGCCGGTACGGGTTCGAGGTGCACCCGGTCGCTCCGCTGCGCATGGATGAAGAAGTCGTCAGCTCGACCAAGATTCGGCAAGCGATTTCGGCAGGCGATCTGCGCAAGGCCCATCGGTTTTTGGGGCGCCCCTACAGTATCGACGGCGTTGTGCTCCACGGCGCGAAACGGGGGACCGATCTGGGCTGGCCCACGGCCAATCTTCGTCTTCCCGCGGAACGGGTTACGCCGCCGGACGGGGTGTACTCGGCCCAGGTGATCTGGCGCGGCAAGTCGTTCGATGCCGTCTCGTATATCGGCACAAGGCCGACGTTCGGGGCCGGGGAGCGGTTGTTGGAAGTGACTCTGCTCGATCAGCGACTGGAATTGTACGGCGAGCTGTTGAGCGTTCGACTCATCGGCCGCGTCCGCGGCGACATGACGTTTCTCACGGCGGATGCACTCAGTCGGCAGATCGCCTGTGACGTCGAGGAAGCGCGGACGCAACTGCGTGATGCCACGGAGCAGGCGGAGTCGTTGGCGCCGCACCCCTGA
- the hemB gene encoding porphobilinogen synthase, translated as MAFPIQRLRRLREQEPFRRMVRETTLTPADFIYPLFVTEGQGRREPIESMPGQSRLSIDLLVKEALEVKALGIPAIILFGIPDRKDERGSSGFDPNGIVQRALRAVKQQVPGLMLITDVCVDEYTSHGHCGIVKDGKILNDETLDCLRAMARTHAQAGADMVAPSDMMDGRVGAIRGELDRAGFPELPIMAYSAKFASCFYAPFRDAANSSPQFGDRQSYQMDPANKREALREIDLDVEEGADIVMVKPALPYLDIISAARERTQLPVAAYQVSGEYSMIKAAAQAGWLDEQRAMLESLLAIKRAGADMILTYFAKEAAKLLR; from the coding sequence ATGGCATTTCCGATACAGCGGCTGCGTCGTCTCCGTGAACAAGAACCGTTTCGCCGCATGGTGCGTGAAACGACGCTGACTCCTGCCGATTTCATCTATCCGTTGTTTGTGACGGAGGGGCAGGGGCGGCGTGAGCCCATCGAGTCGATGCCTGGGCAGTCGAGACTCTCGATCGACCTGTTGGTGAAGGAGGCCCTGGAGGTCAAGGCTCTGGGGATTCCCGCAATCATCCTGTTCGGAATTCCGGATCGAAAGGATGAGCGGGGCAGTTCGGGATTCGACCCGAACGGGATCGTGCAGCGGGCGCTCCGAGCCGTCAAGCAGCAAGTGCCGGGTCTGATGCTGATCACAGACGTCTGCGTCGACGAATACACGAGCCATGGCCACTGCGGGATCGTCAAGGATGGGAAGATTCTGAACGACGAGACGCTGGACTGCCTGCGGGCCATGGCAAGAACGCATGCTCAGGCGGGCGCCGATATGGTCGCGCCGTCGGATATGATGGATGGCCGCGTGGGAGCCATTCGTGGTGAATTGGACCGGGCCGGATTTCCGGAACTTCCGATCATGGCCTACTCGGCGAAATTCGCCTCCTGCTTCTACGCGCCGTTCCGCGATGCGGCGAACTCGAGCCCTCAGTTCGGCGACCGGCAGTCTTACCAGATGGATCCGGCGAACAAGCGCGAGGCATTGCGGGAGATCGACTTGGATGTGGAAGAGGGGGCGGACATCGTGATGGTCAAGCCGGCGTTGCCGTACCTCGACATCATCAGCGCCGCGCGCGAACGGACCCAGTTGCCGGTGGCGGCCTACCAGGTCAGTGGAGAATACAGCATGATCAAGGCCGCGGCCCAAGCCGGGTGGCTGGATGAGCAGCGGGCGATGCTGGAATCTCTCCTGGCCATCAAACGGGCCGGTGCGGACATGATCCTGACCTACTTTGCCAAAGAGGCGGCCAAGCTGTTGCGCTGA
- a CDS encoding CBS domain-containing protein has translation MVPVKSFMVPKDKFITVERDMDVRTAGRIMRDRNIGSLFVTNGKDVIGIITDTDMVRRVVATGADMTKTTVEQIMSAPLVTIEENKTLLDANDLMAQTHLRHLGVTRDGQLVGMISVRDLVVFLTNLPRK, from the coding sequence ATGGTTCCAGTGAAATCATTCATGGTTCCGAAAGACAAGTTCATCACCGTGGAGCGCGACATGGACGTCCGCACGGCGGGGCGCATCATGCGTGATCGCAATATCGGCAGCCTCTTCGTGACGAACGGGAAGGACGTGATCGGCATCATCACGGACACGGACATGGTGCGGCGCGTTGTGGCGACGGGTGCCGACATGACGAAGACGACGGTCGAACAGATCATGTCCGCTCCGTTGGTGACGATCGAGGAGAACAAGACGCTTTTGGATGCGAACGATCTGATGGCTCAGACCCACCTGCGGCATCTCGGGGTGACGCGCGACGGCCAGCTCGTCGGCATGATCTCGGTACGAGACCTGGTCGTCTTCTTGACCAACTTGCCGAGGAAGTGA
- the cobA gene encoding uroporphyrinogen-III C-methyltransferase, translating into MAGQSGTVYLVGAGPGDPKLLTLRGKECLERADVVLYDYLANPALLDHAPASAERIYVGRRGRGQYRDQADINRLLVERARGGKIVVRLKGGDPFVFGRGGEEAEAVAAAGLPFEIVPGVTAAVAVPAYAGIPVTHRTLASTVTFVTGHEDPSKGQSGIEWPRLATAHGTLVFLMGMTNLPQIVERLKAEGKSGSTPVAVIRWGTRTTQRTVVATLDDVVSKAQVARMEPPTVIVVGEVVRLREQLNWFERRPLFGRRILVTRPKAQASELTELIAAYGGEAVECPTIEIGAPEETAPLEGALDRLSTYRWLIFTSVNGIAPFMSALRARGLDVRALAQLTICCIGPRTAQELGAYGLRADVVPEQFQAEGLIEVLAGRNLRGTRVLIPRALIARELLPEQLRKQGAEVDVVPVYRTIQPAVATEQLMERLQQRSLDAVTFTSSSTVQNFVALFASPSDARRALGDVVVACIGPITAATARDAGLAVHVTATQNTVPALVEALVRHYAQPSECQPASAAAH; encoded by the coding sequence ATGGCAGGGCAATCAGGCACGGTGTATTTGGTCGGCGCGGGGCCAGGGGATCCGAAGCTGCTGACTTTGCGTGGCAAGGAGTGTCTGGAGCGCGCTGATGTCGTGCTCTACGACTACTTGGCCAACCCCGCGCTGTTGGACCACGCGCCGGCGTCTGCGGAACGAATCTATGTGGGCCGACGGGGGCGTGGGCAGTATCGGGACCAAGCGGACATCAATCGCCTGTTGGTCGAACGTGCGCGCGGTGGAAAAATCGTGGTGCGGCTTAAGGGGGGCGATCCCTTCGTGTTCGGGCGAGGCGGCGAGGAGGCGGAAGCGGTTGCAGCTGCCGGTCTTCCGTTCGAGATCGTGCCCGGCGTGACTGCGGCGGTCGCGGTGCCGGCCTATGCGGGCATCCCGGTTACACATCGGACTTTGGCTTCGACCGTGACCTTTGTCACGGGTCATGAAGATCCCAGCAAGGGACAAAGCGGCATCGAATGGCCAAGGCTTGCCACGGCTCATGGCACGTTGGTGTTCCTCATGGGGATGACAAACCTGCCCCAGATCGTCGAGCGGTTGAAGGCTGAAGGGAAATCAGGATCGACTCCTGTGGCTGTCATCCGATGGGGGACCAGAACCACGCAACGCACGGTCGTGGCGACGCTGGACGACGTGGTCTCGAAAGCGCAGGTTGCGCGAATGGAACCGCCGACCGTGATTGTGGTCGGGGAAGTGGTAAGGCTGCGAGAACAGTTGAATTGGTTCGAGCGGCGTCCCCTCTTCGGCCGTCGTATTTTGGTGACGCGTCCCAAGGCACAGGCGTCGGAGTTGACGGAGTTGATTGCTGCGTATGGGGGCGAAGCGGTGGAATGCCCGACCATCGAGATTGGGGCTCCCGAGGAAACGGCCCCGCTCGAGGGGGCGCTTGATCGCCTGTCCACCTATCGCTGGCTGATTTTTACGAGCGTGAATGGCATTGCGCCGTTCATGAGCGCTTTGCGGGCTCGAGGTTTGGACGTTCGCGCGCTGGCGCAACTGACGATCTGTTGCATCGGTCCCAGAACAGCCCAGGAATTGGGCGCGTATGGTTTACGGGCGGACGTCGTTCCCGAGCAGTTTCAGGCGGAGGGGCTGATTGAAGTTCTGGCCGGAAGGAATCTTCGCGGGACGCGCGTTTTGATTCCGCGGGCGCTGATCGCGCGCGAATTGTTGCCGGAACAGTTGCGCAAGCAGGGAGCGGAGGTCGATGTCGTGCCGGTGTACCGGACGATCCAACCGGCGGTTGCGACCGAGCAGCTGATGGAACGATTACAGCAGCGAAGTCTCGACGCCGTCACGTTCACCAGTTCGTCGACGGTCCAGAACTTTGTGGCGCTCTTTGCTTCGCCGAGTGACGCGCGTCGTGCCCTGGGAGATGTGGTGGTCGCCTGCATCGGCCCGATTACCGCTGCAACCGCGCGGGACGCGGGTTTGGCCGTGCATGTGACGGCGACGCAGAATACTGTTCCGGCATTGGTGGAGGCCTTGGTCCGCCATTATGCTCAACCGAGCGAATGCCAACCGGCGTCCGCAGCGGCTCACTGA
- the hemC gene encoding hydroxymethylbilane synthase, with protein MSRTTLVLGTRGSKLALQQSQWVQARLQELAPGITITLQRIQTSGDRILDVPLAKIGGKGLFTKEIEEALLRKEIDLAVHSMKDVPTALPEGLEILCVPPREDARDALITRDGCALDALRPGAVIGTSSLRRQAQLLHHRPDFKIEMLRGNLDTRLRKLRDGVFDAIVLAAAGLNRLEWSKEITQLLPVEVSLPAIGQGALGIEARSDDAFVGDILKRFNHEPTQTAVIAERALLHRLQGGCQVPIAAHATLHGDALTLEGLVASVDGTRVVRHRTRGAAAEARWLGTTLAEQLLADGGDVILKDIYGQAP; from the coding sequence ATGAGCCGCACGACGCTCGTTCTCGGTACGCGTGGCAGCAAGCTTGCGCTGCAGCAGAGCCAGTGGGTCCAGGCGCGTCTTCAAGAATTGGCTCCCGGCATCACGATCACGCTGCAACGCATCCAAACATCCGGGGACCGCATCCTGGACGTCCCGCTTGCCAAAATCGGCGGCAAGGGCCTGTTCACGAAGGAAATCGAAGAGGCTCTGCTGCGGAAAGAAATCGACTTGGCCGTGCACAGTATGAAAGATGTGCCGACCGCGTTGCCCGAAGGGCTCGAGATTCTCTGCGTACCGCCACGGGAAGACGCGCGCGACGCCTTGATCACCCGTGACGGTTGCGCACTCGACGCGCTACGCCCGGGGGCTGTGATCGGAACCAGCAGTCTTCGCCGTCAGGCGCAACTGCTGCACCATCGCCCGGATTTCAAGATCGAGATGCTGCGGGGAAATCTGGACACCAGGTTGCGGAAATTGCGCGACGGGGTTTTCGATGCGATCGTGCTCGCCGCCGCCGGGCTGAATCGTCTCGAGTGGTCGAAAGAGATTACGCAACTGTTGCCCGTCGAGGTGAGTCTTCCGGCCATCGGCCAGGGGGCGCTGGGAATTGAAGCTCGCAGCGACGACGCGTTCGTAGGCGACATCTTGAAACGGTTCAATCATGAGCCTACTCAAACGGCTGTGATCGCGGAGCGGGCATTGCTCCATCGGTTGCAGGGCGGCTGCCAAGTTCCGATTGCGGCCCATGCTACGCTGCACGGCGACGCACTCACGCTCGAGGGGCTGGTCGCAAGTGTGGATGGAACCCGGGTGGTTCGGCATCGTACCCGAGGCGCGGCGGCCGAGGCTCGATGGTTAGGAACCACGCTGGCGGAACAATTGCTGGCCGACGGCGGCGATGTCATTCTCAAGGATATTTACGGACAGGCACCATAA
- the hemA gene encoding glutamyl-tRNA reductase yields the protein MHVIVVGLSHKTAPVEIREKLAVPASRLGEAVSRLCSYPGVREGLVLSTCNRVEVYAVVEDLEAGYGKVQDFLADAHLSLSSEQLTPHLYWHAGDRAISHLFRVAASLDSMIVGESQILGQIKDAFEVALTHKTSGLLLNKIIKKSISVAKRVRTETKIAETAVSVSYAAVELAKKIFSNLSEKTVLLIGAGEMAKLAARHLIASGVRQVRITTRNFQHGLELANLFNGTAVPFEDYKTELAAADIVLVSTGAAHYLVTADDVQRAVRQRMNRPIFLIDISVPRNIDPAVRPIDNAFLFDIDDLQMRVDQNREERLKEAEKAEHMVLDEVAVLRQWLKSLEVTPTIVALRSRTEDIKRREMEKTLSRLQHLSAEDRATIEGMASAIVNKIVHGTMVTLKSEANSSGGAAFVEAARRFFNLEDVGPGPGAGHSPSGEDLEGADVPRGTRAIADPVLLPPPSKEQGRKVG from the coding sequence ATGCATGTGATCGTCGTCGGATTGAGCCACAAGACCGCCCCGGTCGAGATTCGCGAGAAACTCGCCGTGCCGGCCAGTCGCCTTGGGGAGGCGGTGAGCCGATTGTGTTCGTATCCGGGCGTCCGTGAGGGGCTGGTGCTCTCGACCTGCAACCGAGTGGAAGTCTACGCCGTGGTCGAAGATCTGGAGGCCGGCTATGGGAAGGTACAGGATTTTCTCGCCGACGCCCATCTCTCCTTGTCCTCCGAGCAACTGACCCCACATCTCTACTGGCATGCAGGTGATCGCGCAATCTCGCATCTGTTCCGCGTCGCCGCGAGCCTGGACTCGATGATCGTCGGCGAGTCTCAGATTCTCGGGCAGATCAAAGATGCCTTCGAGGTGGCGCTTACACACAAGACCTCGGGCCTCCTGCTGAACAAGATCATCAAGAAATCCATCTCCGTTGCCAAGCGTGTTCGCACGGAAACGAAGATTGCCGAGACCGCCGTGTCTGTGAGTTATGCAGCCGTCGAACTGGCGAAGAAAATTTTCTCGAATCTCAGCGAAAAGACCGTGTTGCTTATTGGCGCGGGCGAAATGGCGAAGTTGGCCGCACGACACTTGATCGCCAGCGGAGTGCGCCAAGTCCGGATCACGACCAGGAATTTCCAGCATGGCTTGGAATTGGCCAACCTCTTCAATGGAACTGCGGTTCCCTTTGAGGATTACAAAACGGAGTTGGCCGCGGCCGACATCGTGCTGGTCTCCACCGGAGCCGCCCATTACCTCGTCACCGCCGATGACGTGCAGCGTGCCGTGCGTCAGCGCATGAATCGTCCCATCTTCCTGATCGACATTTCGGTGCCACGCAACATCGATCCTGCCGTGCGCCCCATCGACAACGCGTTCCTCTTCGACATCGACGACCTTCAGATGCGGGTGGATCAAAACCGCGAAGAGCGCTTGAAGGAAGCGGAAAAAGCGGAGCACATGGTTCTGGATGAGGTCGCGGTCTTGCGCCAGTGGCTCAAGTCGCTGGAGGTCACGCCGACCATCGTGGCACTCCGAAGCCGTACCGAAGACATCAAGCGCCGAGAAATGGAGAAAACCCTGAGCCGGCTGCAGCATTTGTCGGCTGAGGATCGCGCGACGATCGAGGGGATGGCCTCTGCCATCGTCAACAAAATCGTTCACGGCACGATGGTCACCCTGAAATCCGAGGCGAACTCGTCGGGCGGCGCCGCGTTCGTGGAGGCCGCGCGAAGGTTTTTCAATCTCGAGGACGTCGGCCCGGGACCCGGAGCCGGGCATAGTCCGTCCGGTGAGGATCTGGAAGGAGCTGATGTCCCACGCGGGACGCGCGCCATTGCCGATCCGGTCCTCTTACCACCACCGTCAAAGGAGCAAGGGCGGAAGGTGGGCTGA